One stretch of Thiomicrorhabdus sp. DNA includes these proteins:
- a CDS encoding cyclic nucleotide-binding domain-containing protein, with translation MLFDSVVIMALLVGFLSALSLPLGALTTLVWTPGERVVAWLMAFGAGALLSAVTIDLFAPSIHNGEFFSVAAGSIIGSLFYLFLNRQLNQKGGFLRKTATLIQYLRHQQKLQNKQLVLSAKRLKLFDSLSVEDRRQLYSMFEVRHFKANSIIFHQGDLLNEFYLIQSGNVNLRKASLGLKVVEELEENDAFGYLGFLSSMKSVFVAQADGEVTLWVLSRENLNRMLQNSPSFYQSLTDYLEQATEIENYLVDEQGLSQEQSRQQLESVKAVLKEEKRLPFNREERDLYDQAFYRLNHARRFSMLQNSSKALNAVIAGNLKLRTLKSGETLFARNSDADRLYLLESGTIQLINPKNHTTFYEKLAPGDYFGGMAFIVGGHHSSTAIATSDVSFWVLERTDFEAILKQIPALYEQLAVYLKNHQIHDYLTREQRLTPTKAELWIKSTTRHLIPEKLPSLASVNRRVYEHQAAYMAIWLGIFLDGIPESLMIGTHVTEGHFLSISLIAALFLSNYPEALSSSASMKEQGLSYKQIFWAWFSLMILTGLGAAIGSVALNDIGSSGFALISGIAAGAMLTVIAETMLPEAYARGGSIVGFVTLTGFLSALLFKLFD, from the coding sequence ATGTTGTTTGATTCTGTTGTTATCATGGCTCTCCTGGTGGGTTTTTTAAGTGCGCTTTCCCTTCCTCTTGGCGCACTGACAACCTTGGTGTGGACGCCGGGGGAAAGGGTCGTTGCCTGGCTGATGGCGTTTGGTGCCGGGGCTTTGCTTTCTGCTGTTACGATTGATCTGTTTGCTCCTTCGATTCATAACGGTGAATTTTTTTCCGTTGCCGCCGGTTCCATCATCGGCAGTCTGTTTTATCTGTTTCTTAACCGGCAACTCAACCAGAAGGGTGGTTTTTTACGCAAGACGGCCACACTGATCCAATATCTTCGCCATCAGCAGAAACTGCAAAACAAGCAACTGGTTCTGTCTGCCAAGCGCTTGAAATTATTCGATTCCCTGAGTGTAGAAGATCGTAGGCAGCTCTATTCCATGTTTGAAGTTCGCCACTTTAAAGCCAACAGCATTATTTTCCATCAAGGAGATCTGCTGAATGAGTTTTATCTGATTCAAAGCGGTAATGTCAATTTGAGGAAAGCCTCGCTGGGTTTGAAGGTTGTCGAAGAATTGGAAGAGAATGATGCCTTCGGTTATTTGGGGTTTCTGTCTTCCATGAAAAGCGTATTTGTTGCCCAGGCCGACGGAGAGGTGACTTTATGGGTTTTAAGTCGAGAGAACCTTAATAGGATGTTGCAGAATTCTCCGTCTTTCTACCAGAGCTTGACCGACTATTTGGAACAGGCCACCGAAATCGAAAATTACCTTGTGGACGAACAGGGGCTATCTCAGGAACAAAGCCGACAGCAACTCGAATCTGTTAAAGCGGTTCTCAAAGAAGAAAAACGGTTGCCGTTCAATCGTGAAGAGCGAGATTTGTACGATCAAGCATTTTATCGGCTCAATCACGCCCGACGCTTTTCGATGTTGCAAAACAGCTCTAAAGCCCTGAATGCGGTGATCGCCGGTAATTTGAAATTGAGAACCCTGAAGTCCGGAGAAACCCTGTTTGCACGCAATAGTGATGCGGATCGACTGTATCTGCTGGAGAGCGGTACGATACAGTTGATCAACCCGAAAAATCATACGACTTTCTACGAGAAACTCGCTCCGGGAGATTATTTCGGTGGTATGGCTTTTATTGTCGGAGGTCACCATTCCAGCACCGCCATCGCTACCTCGGATGTTAGTTTCTGGGTGTTGGAAAGAACGGATTTTGAAGCCATTTTAAAGCAGATTCCCGCGCTGTACGAGCAGCTGGCGGTTTATCTGAAAAACCATCAGATTCACGATTATTTGACCCGGGAGCAACGTCTGACACCGACCAAAGCCGAGCTTTGGATAAAATCCACCACGAGGCATCTGATTCCCGAAAAACTGCCATCCTTGGCATCGGTTAATCGGCGGGTGTATGAACATCAGGCGGCCTATATGGCGATCTGGCTGGGAATTTTTCTTGACGGTATTCCCGAATCCTTGATGATCGGTACCCACGTCACGGAAGGCCATTTTCTCAGTATCAGCTTGATTGCGGCATTGTTCCTTTCCAACTACCCGGAAGCGCTTTCCAGTTCGGCAAGCATGAAGGAACAAGGTCTTTCTTACAAACAGATTTTCTGGGCGTGGTTCTCTTTGATGATTCTCACAGGGCTGGGAGCGGCGATCGGTAGTGTGGCATTGAATGACATCGGCTCAAGCGGCTTTGCTTTGATCAGCGGCATTGCCGCCGGAGCCATGTTGACGGTTATTGCCGAAACCATGCTCCCCGAAGCCTATGCCAGAGGCGGCTCGATTGTCGGTTTCGTTACTCTGACGGGCTTTCTCTCAGCACTGCTGTTTAAACTGTTTGATTGA